In Desulfomonile tiedjei DSM 6799, a genomic segment contains:
- a CDS encoding Fe-S-containing hydro-lyase, protein MSHSASDISEPIRITAPLDEKTVRELRAGDTVLLSGTIITGRDAAHKRMVDLLNDGKPLPFDIKDQVIYYVGPSPAPPGSPIGAAGPTTSYRMDAYAPLLIEHGLRGMIGKGQRSDEVKKAMIKWGAVYFAAVGGTGALISRCIQTAEILAWEDLGTEAVRRLTIKEFPAIVAVDSTGNDLYLVGRNKYRK, encoded by the coding sequence ATGTCTCATTCTGCTTCAGATATATCCGAGCCGATTCGTATTACTGCTCCCCTGGACGAGAAAACAGTAAGAGAACTCAGAGCCGGAGATACGGTGCTTCTGTCCGGGACCATAATCACCGGACGGGATGCGGCCCACAAGCGCATGGTGGATCTGCTTAACGACGGAAAGCCGTTGCCTTTCGATATTAAGGACCAGGTCATTTATTACGTCGGCCCCTCTCCTGCTCCTCCAGGCAGCCCGATCGGAGCAGCGGGTCCTACCACCAGTTACCGCATGGACGCGTATGCACCGCTTTTGATCGAACACGGACTGCGAGGGATGATAGGCAAAGGCCAAAGATCGGACGAAGTGAAGAAAGCCATGATCAAATGGGGGGCGGTGTACTTTGCGGCAGTAGGAGGCACAGGGGCATTAATCTCGCGCTGTATTCAAACAGCGGAAATCCTGGCATGGGAAGATCTTGGCACGGAAGCGGTGCGCAGACTCACCATAAAGGAATTCCCCGCTATTGTGGCCGTGGACAGCACAGGTAACGACCTGTACCTTGTAGGCAGAAATAAGTATCGGAAATAA
- a CDS encoding fumarate hydratase: MKTILASSIIPAVRQLCMDACTILGDDVIQAIERSLKREESPIGREILGRILENASIAKTERIPLCQDTGMAVVFVEIGQNVAISGGNLEEAIHEGVRQGYRDGHLRKSVLHPITRVNTGDNTPAVIHYEIVPGDALKLTLAPKGFGSENMSRVTMFPPSAGIEGVKQFIVQRVEESGGNPCPPIVVGVGLGGTFEKSALLAKKSLLRPLGTVNPDPMLAELEAELLSRINNLGIGPLGLGGSTTALAVHVNTYPTHIASIPCAVNIQCHSCRHSEIEL, translated from the coding sequence ATGAAAACAATTCTGGCAAGCAGTATCATTCCGGCGGTTCGCCAGTTGTGCATGGATGCCTGCACGATTCTCGGCGATGACGTGATTCAAGCAATCGAACGATCGCTCAAGCGTGAAGAGTCCCCTATTGGACGGGAAATTCTCGGCCGGATTCTGGAAAATGCTTCCATAGCGAAAACCGAGAGAATCCCCCTGTGTCAGGATACCGGCATGGCGGTGGTTTTCGTCGAGATCGGGCAGAATGTGGCAATCTCGGGGGGAAATCTTGAAGAAGCGATTCACGAAGGAGTCCGTCAAGGTTATCGGGACGGTCATCTCAGGAAATCTGTGCTCCATCCCATTACGAGAGTCAATACGGGCGATAATACTCCCGCAGTGATCCATTACGAGATCGTGCCCGGAGACGCTCTGAAGTTAACTCTCGCGCCCAAGGGATTCGGATCGGAGAACATGAGCCGTGTCACGATGTTTCCTCCATCTGCCGGAATTGAAGGTGTTAAGCAATTCATTGTCCAGCGTGTCGAAGAATCCGGAGGAAATCCGTGTCCACCCATTGTAGTAGGTGTAGGGCTCGGAGGCACGTTCGAAAAATCCGCTCTTTTGGCCAAGAAGTCCCTTCTAAGACCACTGGGAACGGTCAATCCAGATCCGATGCTTGCCGAGCTGGAAGCTGAACTCCTGAGCCGAATAAACAATCTCGGCATCGGTCCCCTGGGGCTCGGAGGCAGCACTACAGCGCTTGCAGTCCACGTGAATACGTATCCGACGCATATAGCCAGTATTCCTTGTGCTGTAAATATACAATGCCACTCCTGCCGGCATAGCGAAATTGAGCTGTGA
- a CDS encoding sensor histidine kinase: MPRPNRILVVDDERQNVELLKSMLEALGLETEEASNGSEALRKLDESIDLVLLDAMMPEMDGFQTAAAIRKHTHFGDVPVIMVTVLDSKQDRLHAVEAGANDFISKPLDLLELRVRVNSLLRVKNAQDRLKASLREKEFLLREIHHRVKNNLAIIISLINLQSKYVKDEVHLAMFQEVQNRIRSMALAHEQLHHNQNIEKLKLNEYIKGLLDHLVNTFRMVGRPVTLETDLKEQVFGLEIIIPVGIILTELVSNCFKHAFPDNRKGVVKVSLQTIGRVAELSVSDNGVGLPDTVDVNNPRSFGLSLVRTFSRQIEASVTATSVNGTEFKLSFSGPRDNA; the protein is encoded by the coding sequence ATGCCGCGGCCGAATCGTATTCTCGTTGTGGATGACGAGCGCCAAAATGTGGAGCTCCTGAAAAGCATGCTCGAAGCTCTCGGATTAGAGACAGAGGAGGCCTCCAACGGCAGTGAGGCGCTCCGCAAACTGGACGAGTCTATCGATTTGGTACTGCTCGATGCCATGATGCCGGAAATGGACGGATTCCAGACAGCCGCAGCCATTCGGAAACACACTCATTTCGGCGACGTTCCGGTGATCATGGTGACAGTCCTGGACAGCAAACAGGATAGACTGCATGCGGTCGAAGCAGGAGCAAATGACTTCATAAGCAAGCCACTGGATTTACTTGAGTTACGAGTTCGCGTCAACTCTCTTTTGAGAGTTAAGAACGCCCAGGATCGCCTAAAAGCTTCTTTGAGAGAAAAAGAATTCCTTTTGAGAGAAATCCATCATCGAGTAAAAAACAATCTTGCCATTATTATCAGCCTTATCAATCTGCAGTCCAAGTATGTGAAAGACGAAGTGCATTTAGCCATGTTTCAGGAAGTGCAGAATCGCATACGTTCCATGGCTCTGGCGCATGAGCAATTGCATCACAATCAAAATATAGAGAAACTGAAGTTGAACGAATATATAAAAGGTTTACTGGATCATCTTGTAAACACATTCCGCATGGTAGGAAGACCGGTCACTCTGGAGACGGATCTAAAAGAACAAGTATTCGGTCTTGAAATCATAATACCGGTAGGAATAATCCTCACCGAGCTTGTTTCCAACTGTTTCAAGCATGCTTTCCCCGATAATAGAAAAGGCGTGGTAAAGGTAAGCTTACAAACTATTGGCAGAGTTGCGGAATTGAGTGTCAGTGACAACGGAGTAGGCCTTCCGGATACTGTTGATGTGAATAATCCTCGATCGTTCGGTTTAAGTCTTGTACGGACCTTTTCTCGCCAAATAGAAGCATCGGTTACGGCTACATCAGTAAATGGTACGGAGTTCAAATTGTCATTTTCAGGCCCCAGGGACAATGCTTGA
- a CDS encoding hybrid sensor histidine kinase/response regulator: MRVFPGYLITETIYRGTRSLVVRATRGSDGTPVILKTFTDERPSIQETDRRKKEYKILESLNLEGVIKAYGIEDHGRGPVLVLEDCYGSSLDRIESHFFSVPEILRIGSELAGILGEIHSAQIIHKDVNPSNIVLNPATGIVKLIDFDLAGTFSREQAASHDTKFSGTLQYMSPEQTGRTALATDYRTDYYSLGMTLYELLCAKIPFDTQDPLEIIHSQIARMPESPAEVNPEIPQIVSDIIMKLLAKNPDQRYQSAWGIKWDLNNCLKQLKESGSIEAFPLASTDRPERLRIPQKLYGRDRERAELAGLLTGFKQGTKRFGFVAGDPGIGKTALVMETFKSLPERFFAWGKCEQFSRNFPYSALKDAALAMLQHILMGNDQQLQRYREKLLSALGPNAGILSDLIPELELVIGSQPAPSPAEPQEFRNRFNLAFFRFFQVFCEQEEPLILFLDDLQWIDTASLSLLEFILTDSDIGHLVFIGAFRDKEIDAQHSLHATIDRLKTCSEHIPLIKLQSLDLDSVNAICADALNTNGQSVGQLADLVLKKTGGNPFHVGEFLMSLYLTGLLIFDHRQGVWQWDLSHIQSRNITDNIVELMADKIQRLNEETQACLKLAACLGSRFSLEDLALVMKKEESETEEFLSQAVEEGLLLPLEPELSLSLLRAGVDRVDTAEFRFCHDRVQQAAYGCIPDEEKRFVHATVGRLLLQGTPRREWDKKILNIVDQLNLGLEFITEKDERMLLAELNLLAGRKAHASAAFEAGLKYFQAGIRALKEYPLPHGESLALELYRQLAESAYLTGNFVTMEFYCKKVLEHSQEILDKAKVCEIRIQASTAQYKMIEAVQTAIPVLRMLGVRIPRKPSRLHLFWALTKGFFIFRKRDIDSLGSLPVMTDSKKLAALKIMSKLGKALYAAHPEFAPVVTLKSLELSIRYGISRESVLAYAILGFLYIGVLGDINKGYALGNLALRLTERFDTAKLRVNIVMIVNFFVKPWKEHYAKLLGTLQEAIGIGIENGSLEDAAHCAYMYCSGGFRVGWELPALHEKMTQYSELIRKIKHESALRLLFIFHQTVLNLMGKSPDPCTLVGDVFDENIMLRVFQEANDRSGMCVTYLNKATLCYIFEEHSKALENVMLAQKHESGILGTPAIPTLNFYDSLARLSVCDKTKQKIHLWRVHLNQRKLRKWAKHAPMNFLHKYILVKAELLRIKGKYELAGELYEQAITLARENAYQNEEALANELAGKFYLSRSNLDLARTKIVDAHYCYKKWGAAAKVEQLEAKYRLFFEGPAESQIVVTSRDSASTGSTDFHRDLDLAWIMKASQVISGEILLEKLVEKLMKTVIETAGAEKGFLIFRSGNRLEVKAEACVSQMIVQDLQPTPIEKCELCSAVVMYVLRTSESLVLNDPVREGAFTSDPYIMEKKPKSVLCVPILHHGSLIGMLYLENNLSSHAFTPHRLETLRMLSSQAAISIENARLYERMEQLVAERTSELEKSNKDLSHEIEVRQSAQEELYRAKIQAESASRAKSEFLAHMSHELRTPLNAIIGFSQLLNEQWGGKLTEKQLQYVREISIGGHHLLELINNILDLAKVESGKMELDLKPVNIGQLLKHCTIMIKEKALRKHLDIIVHIPESLRGVKIVADEVKFKQIVVNLLSNAAKFTPDEGRIELEASMEPNALSISVSDTGIGILQEDQERIFEPFVQLNAPVESRQKGTGLGLALTRELVELHGGTIHVQSAGFNQGSTFVFSIPVDQVFTDPSSSSDLASSSLVRTYDRIQDNPSEATVLVVEDNEANVRLIRELLEKQSYRVIHKSTAEEGVAAFLTEGADLILMDVGLPGMDGLTATKIIREHSQLVPIVALTAHAMDSDREKALEAGCNEYLRKPIKVEEFYDTIRRLIDRDRKL; this comes from the coding sequence ATGCGGGTTTTTCCAGGCTACCTCATAACTGAAACCATATACAGGGGGACAAGATCGCTTGTCGTTCGAGCAACTCGCGGCAGCGATGGAACACCGGTTATCCTGAAAACCTTCACGGATGAGCGGCCTTCGATTCAGGAGACGGACAGACGCAAAAAAGAGTACAAAATACTTGAATCTTTGAATTTGGAAGGCGTAATCAAAGCGTACGGCATCGAGGATCACGGTCGCGGACCCGTCCTGGTTCTGGAAGATTGCTACGGCAGTTCCCTCGATCGAATCGAAAGCCATTTTTTCTCCGTTCCGGAGATTCTTCGAATCGGTTCGGAGTTGGCTGGAATTCTGGGTGAAATTCACTCCGCACAGATTATTCACAAAGATGTAAACCCTTCCAACATCGTACTGAATCCGGCAACCGGCATTGTAAAACTGATCGATTTCGATCTCGCAGGGACATTCTCGCGAGAACAAGCAGCATCGCATGATACGAAATTTTCCGGAACTCTTCAGTATATGTCTCCCGAACAAACGGGAAGAACCGCTTTAGCCACAGATTATCGTACTGACTACTATTCTTTGGGAATGACTCTGTACGAGCTGCTGTGCGCTAAAATACCTTTCGATACTCAGGATCCCCTCGAGATAATTCACTCTCAAATAGCTCGAATGCCTGAATCGCCTGCTGAAGTGAACCCCGAAATTCCGCAAATCGTCTCAGATATCATAATGAAACTCCTTGCCAAAAACCCTGATCAAAGATATCAGAGCGCCTGGGGCATTAAATGGGATTTAAACAACTGCCTGAAACAATTAAAAGAATCCGGTAGCATTGAAGCTTTCCCCCTTGCTTCCACGGACAGACCGGAACGGTTGCGTATTCCACAAAAATTGTATGGCCGAGATCGTGAGAGAGCCGAACTCGCCGGATTGCTCACCGGATTCAAACAGGGGACCAAACGTTTCGGGTTTGTAGCAGGGGATCCCGGAATCGGCAAAACTGCCCTGGTGATGGAAACGTTCAAGTCTTTGCCGGAACGTTTTTTTGCATGGGGAAAGTGCGAGCAGTTTTCTCGGAATTTCCCCTATTCGGCATTAAAAGATGCTGCACTTGCAATGCTGCAGCACATTCTGATGGGGAACGATCAGCAGCTCCAGAGATACAGAGAGAAGCTGCTCTCGGCACTCGGTCCGAATGCCGGAATTCTGTCGGATCTCATCCCTGAGCTGGAGCTGGTAATCGGTTCTCAACCTGCACCTTCACCCGCTGAGCCTCAGGAATTCCGAAACCGGTTCAACCTGGCATTCTTTCGTTTTTTCCAGGTCTTCTGCGAACAGGAAGAGCCGTTAATACTCTTTCTTGACGATCTGCAATGGATAGATACGGCATCGCTGAGTCTCCTGGAATTTATCTTGACCGATTCGGATATAGGACATCTCGTTTTTATAGGGGCTTTTCGAGACAAAGAAATAGATGCCCAACATTCATTGCATGCCACTATCGATCGACTCAAGACCTGTTCGGAGCACATCCCGCTCATTAAATTGCAGTCGCTGGACCTTGATTCCGTAAATGCCATCTGCGCAGATGCGCTGAACACGAATGGACAGTCGGTCGGTCAACTGGCAGACCTTGTACTCAAGAAAACAGGAGGCAATCCGTTTCATGTAGGCGAATTCCTCATGTCATTGTACCTGACGGGACTGTTGATCTTTGACCATCGCCAGGGCGTATGGCAGTGGGATTTATCTCACATTCAATCTCGTAATATTACCGACAACATTGTTGAACTCATGGCAGACAAGATTCAGCGCCTGAATGAGGAGACTCAGGCGTGCCTGAAATTGGCTGCATGCCTGGGAAGCCGTTTCAGCCTTGAGGATCTTGCCCTCGTAATGAAGAAGGAAGAATCTGAAACAGAGGAATTCCTTTCCCAAGCAGTTGAGGAAGGGCTATTGCTTCCGTTGGAGCCCGAGCTGAGTCTCTCTTTATTGCGTGCCGGAGTCGATCGTGTGGATACTGCAGAATTCCGATTTTGTCACGATCGGGTCCAGCAAGCAGCTTATGGATGTATTCCCGATGAGGAAAAAAGATTCGTCCATGCCACTGTGGGACGACTCTTGTTGCAGGGGACTCCTCGCCGGGAATGGGACAAAAAGATCCTGAATATTGTGGATCAACTGAATTTGGGACTTGAGTTCATCACAGAAAAAGATGAACGGATGCTGCTGGCGGAACTCAATCTGCTCGCCGGGAGGAAAGCTCATGCGTCTGCGGCGTTCGAGGCAGGGCTCAAATACTTTCAAGCAGGAATAAGAGCCCTGAAAGAATACCCTTTACCTCATGGGGAATCCCTTGCTCTCGAACTCTACAGACAGTTGGCAGAGTCGGCCTATTTGACCGGAAACTTTGTCACCATGGAATTCTACTGTAAAAAGGTCCTGGAACATTCACAGGAAATCTTGGACAAAGCGAAAGTATGTGAAATCCGGATTCAAGCATCGACAGCCCAATATAAGATGATTGAGGCGGTGCAAACAGCAATCCCGGTATTACGAATGCTGGGGGTGAGAATTCCTCGGAAGCCCTCCCGACTTCACCTCTTTTGGGCACTCACAAAAGGATTTTTTATCTTCAGGAAGAGGGATATCGACTCGCTCGGCTCGTTACCGGTCATGACAGACAGCAAGAAACTCGCGGCTCTCAAGATAATGTCCAAGCTGGGCAAGGCACTGTACGCTGCCCATCCCGAGTTTGCACCGGTGGTTACGCTGAAGTCACTGGAACTATCCATACGGTACGGGATTTCTCGTGAATCGGTGCTTGCGTACGCTATTCTGGGCTTCTTGTATATTGGAGTTCTGGGAGACATAAACAAAGGTTACGCTCTCGGAAATCTCGCCTTGAGGCTGACGGAACGCTTTGATACCGCGAAACTCCGAGTCAACATTGTCATGATAGTGAATTTTTTTGTCAAACCCTGGAAGGAACATTACGCCAAACTTCTCGGAACTTTGCAGGAGGCTATTGGTATAGGCATAGAAAACGGCAGCCTGGAAGATGCGGCTCATTGCGCTTACATGTATTGTTCCGGGGGGTTTCGCGTTGGATGGGAATTGCCGGCATTGCACGAAAAGATGACCCAATATAGTGAGCTTATACGGAAAATCAAGCATGAATCCGCTTTGAGACTTTTATTTATCTTCCATCAAACAGTTCTTAATCTTATGGGAAAATCGCCCGATCCATGCACTTTGGTAGGCGATGTCTTTGACGAAAATATTATGCTGCGAGTTTTTCAGGAGGCAAACGACCGAAGTGGAATGTGTGTCACTTACCTGAATAAAGCAACACTCTGTTACATTTTTGAAGAACATTCGAAAGCGCTTGAAAATGTAATGCTGGCTCAAAAACATGAGTCCGGGATACTTGGGACGCCTGCGATTCCGACCCTCAATTTCTACGATTCGCTCGCCAGATTATCCGTTTGCGACAAAACCAAGCAGAAAATTCATTTGTGGAGAGTGCACCTGAATCAAAGAAAATTGCGCAAATGGGCAAAGCACGCACCTATGAATTTTCTCCATAAGTACATTCTGGTTAAAGCGGAACTATTAAGAATCAAGGGTAAGTACGAATTGGCGGGCGAACTCTATGAACAAGCCATAACCCTTGCGCGAGAAAATGCCTATCAGAACGAAGAGGCTTTAGCCAACGAACTTGCAGGGAAATTTTACTTATCCCGGAGTAATCTCGATCTCGCCCGGACGAAAATTGTTGATGCTCATTATTGCTACAAAAAATGGGGGGCTGCTGCTAAAGTGGAACAACTCGAAGCGAAATACCGACTGTTTTTTGAAGGGCCGGCAGAGTCGCAAATCGTTGTGACCTCCCGGGACTCTGCTTCAACGGGGAGTACTGATTTCCACAGGGATTTAGATCTTGCATGGATCATGAAAGCTTCCCAGGTTATATCCGGTGAAATTCTCCTCGAGAAGCTCGTCGAAAAACTGATGAAGACAGTTATTGAGACTGCGGGGGCGGAAAAAGGATTTCTTATCTTCCGGTCCGGAAATCGTCTTGAAGTAAAAGCCGAAGCTTGTGTCAGCCAGATGATCGTCCAGGATCTGCAGCCTACTCCAATAGAGAAATGCGAACTCTGCTCCGCGGTAGTCATGTACGTCCTGCGCACCAGTGAAAGCCTGGTTTTGAACGATCCTGTCCGTGAAGGAGCATTCACCTCGGATCCCTATATAATGGAGAAGAAACCCAAATCCGTCTTGTGCGTACCTATCCTGCACCACGGGAGCCTCATCGGTATGCTGTATCTCGAGAATAATCTCTCCAGTCACGCATTTACTCCACACCGACTTGAGACGTTGAGGATGCTCTCTTCCCAGGCTGCCATTTCAATCGAAAACGCGAGATTGTACGAACGAATGGAGCAATTGGTGGCAGAGCGCACGTCGGAACTTGAGAAATCCAATAAGGATCTGTCCCACGAAATCGAAGTTCGCCAGAGTGCCCAGGAAGAGCTGTATCGGGCAAAAATTCAAGCAGAATCGGCAAGCCGTGCCAAGAGCGAGTTCCTTGCTCACATGAGTCATGAATTGCGAACCCCGCTCAATGCCATAATTGGATTTTCTCAACTCCTCAATGAACAATGGGGAGGTAAACTCACGGAAAAGCAGTTGCAATATGTTCGCGAAATCTCAATTGGAGGCCATCATCTCCTCGAACTGATAAACAACATCCTGGATCTGGCAAAAGTCGAATCCGGAAAGATGGAACTCGATCTCAAGCCGGTGAACATCGGACAGCTCCTCAAGCACTGCACGATAATGATAAAGGAGAAGGCTCTTCGGAAACACTTGGATATAATTGTTCACATACCCGAGAGCCTCCGCGGGGTGAAGATCGTAGCTGATGAAGTGAAATTCAAACAAATAGTCGTAAATCTCTTGTCGAACGCGGCCAAATTCACGCCGGATGAAGGAAGAATCGAGCTTGAAGCATCAATGGAACCTAATGCCTTAAGCATAAGCGTTTCCGATACCGGAATAGGCATCCTTCAGGAAGATCAAGAACGAATATTCGAACCCTTTGTTCAGTTGAATGCACCTGTTGAATCCCGGCAGAAAGGTACAGGACTCGGGCTCGCTCTCACCAGAGAACTGGTGGAACTTCATGGGGGCACTATTCACGTGCAGAGCGCAGGTTTTAACCAGGGAAGTACCTTTGTTTTTAGTATTCCTGTAGACCAGGTCTTTACAGATCCCAGTTCTTCCAGTGACTTGGCATCGTCTTCGCTTGTTCGAACGTACGACAGGATTCAGGATAACCCATCCGAGGCGACGGTCCTTGTTGTGGAGGATAATGAGGCCAATGTGCGTCTTATCCGGGAGTTGCTCGAAAAACAATCATATCGCGTCATACACAAGAGTACAGCGGAAGAAGGGGTGGCCGCCTTCTTAACCGAGGGGGCGGATTTGATCCTGATGGACGTGGGCTTGCCCGGAATGGATGGATTGACGGCAACCAAGATAATCAGAGAACACTCACAACTCGTTCCTATTGTCGCTTTGACAGCTCATGCCATGGACAGTGACAGGGAAAAGGCGTTGGAGGCGGGTTGTAACGAGTATCTGCGAAAACCCATTAAAGTTGAAGAGTTCTATGACACCATAAGACGGCTCATCGACAGAGATCGAAAACTGTGA